One Corynebacterium matruchotii genomic window, GCATCAAGCTGGGCGTTATGATACTCATGTTCATGGCTGCTGTGAGCTCAACCCTTATTCTGCAAGATAAGTTGGTAGCTTTCACAATGATGATGACATTTCTTGCCACGTTTGTTCTGTTGTATGTGATGAAGTTGGGGCCGAAGTCATGGCATCAGCCCAGCCCCCGCGCCTTGGCGCGGCAACGGCGACGGCAAATCGCCCAGGCCCAGGCCATGCAGGTGCAGGCCATGCAGCTCGCCCATGCCCAACAAATGGCGCAGCAGCGACTCGTCCGGCAACAACAGCAGGCGGAAATCACTAATGCTGCCTTGGAAGTGACCAACCAGTACGTCCAACGGCTTCGGAACCGCAACCGCTACCGCCGCTAATAATGGTAATCACAAAGAACAGCCACGTTCCGTTTTCTGCTGGTCAAGGCGTCAGATGAGGCTGAGGGCTCATTGGTAATCAAGTGGTTTTGATCCAGGACTTTGCGGGGAACGCCACGGCTGAGGTGTTTCGATCACATGTGACGGAGTATGTCCAACACAATAATATCGGATCTGAACAGTCCCCAAATCAAACGAATACTGCACATTGCGCTGGCATTATCCACATCAACTGGTGCACAATGATTATGGGGTGGCTACCCCACCTTTAGTAATGACGCGGAGATGATTGTTCGTTACTTTTCAGACCATCCTGGGATATCGCAAAGCCCGAAAATACCGGCGCGACTATGTGGGTTACCTTTTTCAAGACTACGCCCTCATCCCAGACCAAACCGTCTACGACAACATCAACCTAGCCGCCCGACCCAACAAAATCCTCTCCACCAAAGCAATGCTCACCCAGATTGCCCAGGCACTAGACCAGGTGGGGCTGGCCAGATGCGAGCACCGAACTCAGCAGCGGGTCGCCATCGCCCGACTCCTCGTGCGGCCGCCCAAGGTAGTGCTCGCCGATGAACCCACCGGCGCGCTCGACCACGACAACTCCCTGCGGGTCATTGCTCACCTGCGCGACCTTGCCGACGGCGGCGCAAGCGTGGTCGTGGCCACCCACTCCGACCTCGTGGCCGACTCCGCCGACCAACACATTAAGGTCGCATGATGTAGCAGGGGTGAGGCTACTGTCGGGAAGAGGACGGCACCGACTGCTGGCCCTGCCCCTGTTGCCCTTGCGCACCCACGGAATTCGGCACGGCGGCAGCGGGCTCACCAGCGGACACTGCCTCGCTGGTGGAGGCCGGCTTCTCCGGTAAGCTCATGTCGCTGTTCTTCCCATCATGACATTGCGACGTTGAAGCCGGCGACCGCATCACCACATAGGATTGGTCACCAAAATACCGGGCAAGCTTCGCATTCAAAGCGATCTCCACCCACTCCTTCTCCACCGAAGCAATCTGCGGTTCCAGCCATTCCCGCTGGTCATCGCGTCGGGTGTTTCCCTCCCCGTGGCTGACCGCCACCACCTTTGTGCCAATGAGGGTAACGGTAATGAAATGCTCCTGTTTGGCGGAACTATAAATATCTACCGAAGCAGACTGGTTATCCGTCAGGTCACCCCGGTAATGGATGACGGCGCGCACCCCATTCTCGGTGGTTGACAACGCCGCGCCGTCGATAAGCGGCAAATCGGCATTGGTGGCGGCAGAGGCGGGTTGCGAATTCCTACTATCGTCACGTTTTGCCTGGTAGGTGCAGGTTCGGTATAAACCAGGAACGCTTGCTGGGTTGCGGGACTCGCTAGGCGTGTCGATGATCTGCCTATTGCTTTGAGGGCTGCTCTGTGGCTGAACCTGCCGCGTTTCCTGCTCCTGTTTCTCTCGGCCCCCGGTTGTGCTGCATCCGGTGATTAGCAACGCCGCAACGAATATTGCAAGCAATCGTTTCATGGCCACTCCTCTCTTGCTTTTCGACGTTTCTCCTGGTTGAAAGCCCTATTCATTATTATGACACCCAAGGAACCCTCGAATGCTGTCCAACACGACCCACAAGCCTCACGAACCTGTGCGATTAATGTGGGTGACATTTGACAGTATCAATGGTTCTTCTGACGTGGTGCCAGAATCCCATATTTATTGGTTTTGATTATTTTGCCCTCGGTATTTTAAGGGGATACTTTTGTTGGTATTATTTTCGCTGTTGAGGGGACATGGTGAATTAAAATCAACCATGCTGGTGCAAGCCACTATGGGGAAGTGGTCGAAAATATGAGTTTTCCGCAATAATCCTCTCATTACCTAATTCCTTATGAAAATAATCCGTAACTTTATTCTATGGCACTTGCCCGCCCAGTAGGGGAGCGGGGGAGGCTGTCGACAATATGACTGCACAGTTTCTAAGCTAAAGATCGGGTTGGCGCCCAGGCGTTTAGGGTGCTGAGGGTGGGTGTGGTTGCTGTTTTCCGGAGGGCGGCAGCATATTCGATAAGCTTGGATTTCGACCAACAGCACTTCACACTGGCCTGCTGTACAAAGGTTTTCGGGCAGAATATGGGGTGTGGCTCCGCGGGTGCTGCACAAACCTGGCAAATTGTGCTGCACAGTTTCTAAGCTTGGATTCCCCTTGCGGGTGGGGGAGCATCTGGGGTTTTGGGGCATTCATGGTGCCCCGAGAATGGAAACCATGCTTAGGAAATGTGCTGTGTTGCGCTGAGGGGTTTGGGAAAGCTCGGGGTGTGTGGGAGGGGTGGGAGTGCGGTCGGTTTTCTGGGTTTGAGCTGTGTGTTTGCTTTAGCTGGGGTTCTGTTTAGCAGCCTAGGTTTCCTCAGGAAGAAAACTCCCCGAAACCGGAACCCCAGCTAAAGCAAACGCCCTGCCTGTTCTGGTTGGAGGTGTCCTAAGCTTGGGTTCCGTCCTTATGTGCAGTTTTGTAGGGTATCTGAATCGAGAAAGTCAAGCTTAGAGGATATGCAGCCGGATTCATTTAGCTTGGGTTCTGGTTTGTGGTGGGTGTGTTTCCTGGGCTTATGGTCTGGCCGGATGCGGAATCCTAGTTAAAGCGAGTCTAGTGTCAGGTCGGGCTCTGGCTGCATGTCTTCTAAGCTTGGTTTTTATTTGGCGTACCCTGTTGTCCCAGGGAGAATATTGGTTTAAAACTGGAGTCCAAGCTTAGAATACCTGATACCTCCACTCTTGTCCGTCGCAGCATAAGTTCCAAGCTTGGGTTCTGGTTGATAGCGCCCCAAATGCATGCTCTTTGGAGTAGAACTCAAGCTTAGGAGATGTGCAGTAAGGGTTGTGGAGACGTTGGAAAAGACGGCTGGTTTTGTGGTTTGAGCTGTGTGTTTGCTTTAGCTGGGGTTCCGGTTTTCGGGGAGTTTTCTTCCTGGGGAAACCTAGGCCGCCAAACAGAACCCCAGCTAAAGCAAAAGCCCTGCTTGGCGGGCTGCAAGAATGCTAAGCTTGTAGTCTGTGTTTAGGGGGTCTGGATCCATCTATTGGGTGCGGAACTCAAGCTAAAACGAAGCTGGTGCTGGGGCGGGGCTCTGGCTGCATATCTTCTAAGCTTGGTTTTTATTTGGTGCCTCTTGTTTGCCCAGGGTGAATGTTGGCCTGAAATTGAAACCCAAGCTTAGAACAAATGCTGCCGTAAGCAGGGTGGGGATATCAGACGTTCTAAGCTTGGGTTCTGGTTGATAACGCCCCAAATGTGTGCCTTTTGAAGTGGAACCCAAGCTAAAGCAAAAGCCCTGCTTGGTGGGCTGCAAGAACGCTAAGTTTGGGTTCCATGTCTAGGACTAGGGGGATTGGGGTGCTGCCGGATGGAACCCTAGCTCAAGTGCGTGCGGCAGGGTCGGGCCTGGGCTCAAACTCAGGCCTGAGGGTTGGCAAGATGAGATTGGCAAAACAAATCCCTCCGGGTGGTCTGGGTGCCACCGGGAGGGCGTCGTAAAGCGGAGGGAGGGAGAGAGGAGGATTAGCCGTAGCCTAGGCGGTGGAGATCGTCCTCATCCAAGCCAAAATAGTGGCCGATTTCGTGCATCACCGTAATGCGCACCTGTTCTATAAGCTCATCCTCGGACCAACAATAATCCTTCAGGGCCTGGCGGTAAATCGCAATCGTATCGGGCAGAAAACCCGTATGATCGAAAGTGCGTTTAGGCAACGCCACCCCGGTGTACTGGCCCAAGATATAGGGGGAGCGGGGATTATAGTCCTCGATCAGAAACACCACGTTTTTGATGTGCTCGTGCACCTCGTCGGGAATCTGGGCGAGGGCCTGGTCGACAAGCTCCTCGAATCGCTCGTCACTGATCTCCATCATGGGCATTCACCTCTACTGGGGTTTCGGCTGCACGGACTGAAGCGCCTCGGGGTTCACAATGGGGGCACGATCCGGGCGCTCCGCGGGCGGCTGCCCATTGATCGTGAACTGGCCCTTCACCGAGCCAGCCAATGTGCCCAGGTGGCCGTTGTCGTTAAACATGAGGGAACAGTTCACGCTGTGCGAACCGCGATCCCACGAATTTGCCGGAATCGTCGCCCACAGCGGCTGCAACGTGGACTTATAAAGCTGGTCGTCGCCACCAATGTAATCCTTCGCCGCCTGAGTGCACACCGTGCGCAGGTGATTATCCTGGTCCTCAATCGACGGGGTGTTATTGGGGAACACCTGCAACAAATCCACGATCTGGGTGACCTCCAACTGGTGAGGTTGCGCGCAATCAATCTGCTTTTCGGAGTTTGCGCCATCCACGGCCACGCACTCGCCCACCCCGAAAATCCGGGCCTGGTCCTGCTGCGCCACCTTGCCGTTGGTAGTAATCACCTTGCCCGCCTCATCCGTGGCCTGAATGCCACACAACAAGGTTCGGTCACCCGCATTCCAGGCGGCCTGCGGTGGCAAAATCGACGCCACCGAATACCGCCCCAATGGGTCGAACGTGCCCCCCAAATACTTCATCGTGGGGTCCATGCACAATTCCTCCCGCAATTGGGCCTGCCGGGTTGTATTCGGCATCGCGGCTTTCGCCCCAAACTCGGAGCTGGGGTAGGTGGATAAATCTTCCCGGGAGGAAACCTCAAACCGGTGGGGGCCGCCGCAGTCCGTTTGTTCGAAAGCGGTAATGGTGGTGCCGCTATCTTGCCAGGTAAGGCAAGATCCCGCATCCGCAGAAGTGAAGGATGCTACACCTGGTTTCGTGGATTTGCCGTCATCGGCCTTACTGGCGTGTGTGGTCTTCCCGTCACTGTTTTTTGTGGGGGACATCAGGTAGTAGCCTCCGAACGCCGCGGCGGCTGCTAATACTGCCACAATGAGAATGCGAAGGACATCCGTGGTACGCCAAGTTTTTTTCATAGTCCTTCTATTATGCTTTAGTAATCAGCGTGTGCAAAGCATAACGGTCGGTACGATACAGCGAGGAGCACCATTCGATGGGTTTCAGATTCGACCGGGAGAACCGCACCACCTTCAGGAGGGGGGTTCCCTTATCCACTTGCAGGAATTCTGAATCATCGCTGCCCGCTGCGATAGCGCTCACAATTTGTTCGGCGTCGGTGATAGGTACGTGATATTGGGCATCCAAAATGGCGTACACGGACTTGTATACGTCATTTTCCAGTAGGTCGGGGGCGAAAAGCGAGTTATACCAACCGTCATCAATGGAGAATGGTTTCCCATTGCCCAGCCGGAGGCGTCGTAGATGCGTGTGCGGCTTGGTCAACGGTGAATTGAAGAAAATCCGAATTTCTTCCGGGGCCGTTGTCCATGCCGAGAGCAAAATCTTTGATGAAGAGGTAATGTTTTGCGCCGCCATCTCGTCGGAAAAGCTGGCGAGATGTACTCGCGCCACCAGCGGCGAATGCGCAACGAATGTTCCTTTGCCGCGGGCGCGCCGCAGCTTACCGCTGGCCACAAGGTCGCCAATCGCCCGGCGCACGGTGATACGAGAAACGCCATATTGTTCCTCTAGCACTCGCTCACCCGGCAACATGTCGCCCGGGTTTAAG contains:
- a CDS encoding DUF1707 SHOCT-like domain-containing protein → MSQPFNPRSPQNNPRNRDYRIGDAERQKAMDDLGKHFTAGRLDITEYDNRLTNVAEATMRSDLIPIFSDLPAITDTNTSAAIPHATGIPEEDKFSRSEIEESYRSGRRIKLGVMILMFMAAVSSTLILQDKLVAFTMMMTFLATFVLLYVMKLGPKSWHQPSPRALARQRRRQIAQAQAMQVQAMQLAHAQQMAQQRLVRQQQQAEITNAALEVTNQYVQRLRNRNRYRR
- a CDS encoding ATP-binding cassette domain-containing protein is translated as MFVTFQTILGYRKARKYRRDYVGYLFQDYALIPDQTVYDNINLAARPNKILSTKAMLTQIAQALDQVGLARCEHRTQQRVAIARLLVRPPKVVLADEPTGALDHDNSLRVIAHLRDLADGGASVVVATHSDLVADSADQHIKVA
- a CDS encoding metallopeptidase family protein, with the protein product MMEISDERFEELVDQALAQIPDEVHEHIKNVVFLIEDYNPRSPYILGQYTGVALPKRTFDHTGFLPDTIAIYRQALKDYCWSEDELIEQVRITVMHEIGHYFGLDEDDLHRLGYG
- a CDS encoding septum formation family protein, translated to MKKTWRTTDVLRILIVAVLAAAAAFGGYYLMSPTKNSDGKTTHASKADDGKSTKPGVASFTSADAGSCLTWQDSGTTITAFEQTDCGGPHRFEVSSREDLSTYPSSEFGAKAAMPNTTRQAQLREELCMDPTMKYLGGTFDPLGRYSVASILPPQAAWNAGDRTLLCGIQATDEAGKVITTNGKVAQQDQARIFGVGECVAVDGANSEKQIDCAQPHQLEVTQIVDLLQVFPNNTPSIEDQDNHLRTVCTQAAKDYIGGDDQLYKSTLQPLWATIPANSWDRGSHSVNCSLMFNDNGHLGTLAGSVKGQFTINGQPPAERPDRAPIVNPEALQSVQPKPQ
- a CDS encoding GntR family transcriptional regulator, with amino-acid sequence MTDPPVELPIRTLTDESDAPKHQQLREILEDVCINYLNPGDMLPGERVLEEQYGVSRITVRRAIGDLVASGKLRRARGKGTFVAHSPLVARVHLASFSDEMAAQNITSSSKILLSAWTTAPEEIRIFFNSPLTKPHTHLRRLRLGNGKPFSIDDGWYNSLFAPDLLENDVYKSVYAILDAQYHVPITDAEQIVSAIAAGSDDSEFLQVDKGTPLLKVVRFSRSNLKPIEWCSSLYRTDRYALHTLITKA